Proteins co-encoded in one Spirosoma endbachense genomic window:
- a CDS encoding RluA family pseudouridine synthase has protein sequence MDNTNQPRRQRGQRTNVNLTVEQPALLMAFLMEKLPHKNRNNIKSLLSNKQILIDGKVYTQFNHPLRVGQLVTVAANRASQTTQYRGITILYEDPHLIVINKQAGLLSMATNKERDRTAYSMLSDYIKKENPKNRIFIIHRLDRETSGVMMFAKSEKIQRLMQESWNATTKERTYVALVEGLPEPPKATITSYLRESKALIVYSSQNPENGQLSVTNYTVVKANQYFALLELELETGRKNQIRVHMQDIGHPIVGDSKYGATSDPIGRLGLHAEVLAFEHPITGEAMRFDAPVPKSFLSAVKEPN, from the coding sequence ATGGATAATACCAACCAACCCCGCCGACAACGCGGCCAGCGTACGAATGTCAACCTCACCGTCGAGCAACCCGCTCTGCTGATGGCATTCCTGATGGAGAAACTGCCCCACAAAAACCGAAATAATATTAAATCCTTACTCAGCAATAAGCAAATCCTGATTGACGGTAAGGTATATACGCAGTTCAACCACCCCTTGCGGGTCGGCCAACTAGTGACCGTAGCCGCCAACCGGGCTTCCCAAACCACTCAATACCGGGGAATCACCATTCTCTATGAAGATCCTCATCTGATTGTGATCAACAAACAGGCCGGCCTTCTCTCGATGGCTACCAACAAGGAACGGGATCGGACGGCTTACAGTATGCTGAGTGATTATATCAAGAAAGAGAATCCTAAAAACCGAATATTCATCATTCACCGGCTCGACCGCGAAACGTCGGGGGTAATGATGTTTGCCAAGAGTGAAAAAATTCAACGGTTAATGCAGGAGTCCTGGAACGCAACAACCAAAGAACGAACATACGTGGCGCTGGTTGAAGGTTTACCAGAACCGCCCAAAGCGACAATTACGTCCTATCTGCGCGAAAGCAAGGCGCTGATCGTTTATTCGAGCCAGAATCCTGAGAATGGCCAGTTGTCGGTCACCAATTATACGGTTGTGAAAGCCAATCAATACTTTGCCTTATTGGAACTTGAATTAGAAACGGGTCGGAAAAATCAGATTCGCGTTCACATGCAGGACATTGGCCACCCAATTGTTGGCGATTCCAAATATGGCGCAACATCTGACCCCATTGGCCGGTTAGGTCTACATGCCGAAGTACTAGCGTTTGAACACCCAATTACAGGCGAAGCCATGCGTTTCGATGCACCTGTGCCGAAGAGTTTTTTGAGTGCCGTAAAGGAACCGAATTGA